A single window of Cataglyphis hispanica isolate Lineage 1 chromosome 2, ULB_Chis1_1.0, whole genome shotgun sequence DNA harbors:
- the LOC126857716 gene encoding neuroglian isoform X1, with translation MKLTVCIISILVLGASAIIQSPPRISKQPPTDEQLFQVVQAKINENDKPFLIECEAEGEPAPTYRWIKNGKDFEWPAYDDRISQQPGRGTLVISRPRDEDLGQYQCFAENEWGIATSNSVFVRKAELNSFKDENPTTVSANEGSPFKLTCQPPDGWPKPNVYWLIQDIAGGIKSINNSRMTLDPEGNLWFSNVTRGDASDDFYYACAATSVFRNEYKLGNKVLLYVVSTGASAGQNKYPPERQYVSRKNEVALRGKKVELYCIYGGTPLPQIVWSKNGELISPNDRITQGNYGKSLVIKHVNFEDEGTYTCEASNGVGTAQSYSINLNVMAVPYFTVEPEFVNAAEDETVEIRCEASGVPVPEIKWIHNGKPISEAPPNSRRRVTSNSIVIEKLVKKDTGNYGCNATNSLGYVYKDVYVNVLALDPDITQPPTDMSTVDGKTVRITCRVFGAPKPEVKWIRNGQELTGGRYKILDTGDLEIENVIFLDAGTYTCHASNKFGEVKASAELVVKEHTRITDEPEDYEVAAGSTATFRCNAVTDPSLPLIIDWLSNGEPIDFEMEPRFIRSSDYSLMITKTTELDSGTYTCVAHTDLDEARAQATLIVQDVPNAPRLVGVTCMTHDADVQWIPMGDNRAPILRYTIQYNTSFTPDTWEISKDFVAASEQRLSVPMSPWANYTFRVLAWNKIGPSLPSPHSDICTTLANVPFKNPDNVMGKGTTPQNLVISWTTMPQIEHNAPRFQYRVYYRRDIPGVDWNIQEIHDWRQNNLLVENQPTYQRYKIKVVAINEKGESNATAEEVIGYSGEDVPLQAPGNFTLNQVKSSTTAQLSWSPVPEESVRGELQGYKIQTWTDKDGEKGMREIDIRGNKTHALVTKFVPYSKNNVRILAYNGRYAGPASETLTFDTPEGVPGTVLSLEAFPMGSSALFLVWTRPAEPNGILTGYRIYYQVVNGTKLGTLLERKPHVMDPEATTAKLAGLAPDTIYRVHIRATTRIGEGNDYFIEQKTRTSQRPDVPQFTWETVPVENGYSNVRVIWLPNLNGNPGSHFFVKYKLKGETISLMTDPEFLSKSIEVRGLQSGEVYVMSIVAVDGDYMTESASQEVETSSEGPIIQPKENVATAGWFIGMMLAIAILLLVLIIVCVIKRNRGGKYAVHERELAAGRGDYPEEGGFHEYSQPLDTKSAGGRASLASSSHQDGKHPESDTDSMAEYGDGDTGRFTEDGSFIGQYGPKGRPEETPSIPTGTMATYV, from the exons ATGAAGCTCACTGTATGCATTATTTCCATTTTGGTGCTGGGAGCATCAGCTATAA TTCAATCGCCGCCACGGATATCTAAACAACCACCAACAGACGAACAGTTGTTTCAAGTCGTCCAGGCAAAAATTAACGAAAATGATAAaccatttttaattgaatgcgAAGCAGAAGGAGAACCAGCTCCAac atatcgtTGGATTAAAAATGGGAAAGACTTTGAATGGCCGGCGTATGACGATCGCATTTCTCAACAACCTGGTAGAGGTACCTTAGTGATCTCAAGACCAAGAGACGAAGATTTAGGACAATATCAATGCTTCGCGGAGAATGAATGGGGTATAGCCACGTCAAACTCTGTATTTGTTCGAAAGGCCGAATTGAATTCTTTCAAGGACGAAAATCCGACAACTGTAAGCGCGAATGAGGGTTCTCCTTTCAAACTTACCTGCCAACCACCTGATGGCTGGCCTAAGCCGAACGTTTATTGGCTAATTCAAGATATTGCCGGTGGTATCAAGTCGATCAATAATTCGAGAATGACTCTAGACCCGGAGGGTAATCTCTGGTTCAGCAATGTCACGAGGGGTGATGCCTCGGATGACTTTTACTATGCCTGTGCTGCCACATCTGTGTTCAGAAACGAATACAAATTAGGCAATAAAGTTTTGCTATACGTAGTTTCTACAGGTGCGTCCGCCGGCCAGAACAAGTATCCTCCCGAGAGGCAATACGTTAGTAGGAAAAACGAGGTCGCTTTGCGTGGCAAGAAAGTAGAGTTGTATTGCATATATGGTGGAACACCCTTGCCGCAGATCGTTTGGAGCAAAAATGGCGAATTGATTAGTCCGAATGACAGGATAACTCAAGGTAACTACGGCAAGTCTCTTGTCATAAAGCACGTCAATTTTGAAGACGAGGGAACGTACACTTGCGAAGCGTCGAACGGAGTGGGCACCGCTCAATcatattcgataaatttgaACGTGATGGCCGTCCCGTATTTCACGGTCGAGCCGGAATTTGTGAACGCCGCAGAGGATGAGACCGTGGAAATTAGATGCGAGGCTAGCGGAGTACCCGTTCCTGAGATCAAGTGGATACATAATGGCAAACCGATATCTGAGGCACCGCCGAACAGCAGGCGGCGAGTCACGTCGAATTCTATCGTCATTGAGAAACTCGTGAAAAAAGATACGGGTAATTATGGATGTAACGCCACTAACTCGTTGGGATACGTTTACAAAGATGTGTACGTAAACGTGTTGGCGCTCGATCCGGACATCACGCAACCGCCCACGGACATGAGCACGGTCGATGGCAAGACCGTACGAATCACATGCCGCGTTTTCGGTGCGCCCAAACCTGAAGTCAAATGGATTAGGAACGGACAGGAATTGACTGGTGGTCGTTACAAGATTTTGGACACTGGCGACTTGGAAATTGAAAACGTAATATTCTTGGACGCGGGTACTTATACGTGTCACGCTTCCAATAAATTTGGCGAAGTGAAGGCGTCCGCCGAATTGGTCGTGAAGGAGCACACTAGAATAACAGACGAGCCGGAGGATTACGAAGTCGCGGCGGGTTCCACTGCCACATTtag GTGCAATGCTGTTACTGATCCCAGTCTACCTCTGATCATAGACTGGCTAAGCAACGGTGAACCAATAGACTTCGAGATGGAACCAAGATTCATACGGAGCTCCGATTATTCTCTGATGATCACAAAGACGACTGAATTGGATTCTGGTACTTATACTTGCGTCGCGCACACCGATCTAGACGAAGCGAGAGCGCAAGCAACGTTGATAGTTCAGGATGTACCTAATGCACCGAGATTAGTCGGCGTCACATGCATGACACATGACGCCGACGTTCAGTGGATACCTATGGGCGATAACAGAGCACCTATTCTGCGCTACACTATTCAATATAACACTAGCTTTACGCCGGATACTTGGGAGATATCCAAAGATTTCGTGGCCGCCAGCGAGCAGAGATTGTCAGTGCCTATGTCACCGTGGGCCAATTATACATTCCGCGTTCTTGCATGGAATAAGATAG GTCCATCTTTACCATCACCACACAGCGACATTTGTACCACCTTAGCAAATGTTCCTTTTAAAAATCCGGACAATGTCATGGGTAAAGGCACTACTCCGCAAAATTTGGTCATTTCGTGGACAACCATGCCGCAAATTGAGCACAATGCTCCCAGATTTCAATATCGAGTGTATTATAGGAGAGATATACCAGGTGTGGACTGGAATATACAAGAAATACACGATTGGAGACAAAACAATCTGCTTGTGGAGAATCAACCTACATATCAGAGATACAAGATTAAAGTCGTCGCGATAAACGAGAAAGGAGAAAGTAACGCTACAGCCGAAGAAGTTATCGGGTATTCCGGAGAAGATG tACCCCTGCAAGCGCCAGGTAATTTTACACTGAATCAAGTAAAGTCGAGCACGACTGCTCAGTTGTCGTGGAGCCCGGTACCAGAAGAATCAGTGAGAGGTGAGCTGCAGGGATATAAGATTCAGACGTGGACGGATAAGGATGGCGAGAAGGGAATGCGCGAGATTGACATTCGCGGAAACAAGACGCATGCATTGGTCACAAAGTTTGTTCCGtatagcaaaaataatgtGAGGATACTCGCTTATAATGGCag GTATGCTGGTCCTGCGTCCGAAACTTTGACCTTTGACACACCGGAAGGAGTGCCGGGAACAGTCCTCAGTTTAGAAGCATTTCCTATGGGATCCAGTGCTCTATTTCTCGTGTGGACACGACCCGCGGAGCCGAACGGTATCTTAACCGGATATAGGATTTATTATCAAGTTGTGAATGGCACAAAATTAGGAACTCTACTCGAGAGAAAACCACATGTTATGGATCCAGAGGCGACAACTGCCAAATTAGCTGGATTAGCACCTGACACAATATATCGCGTTCACATACGTGCCACAACTAGAATTGGCGAAGGCAATGA CTATTTTATTGAACAAAAGACACGAACGTCTCAACGACCTGACGTCCCACAGTTTACATGGGAAACTGTACCAGTGGAAAATGGATATTCAAATGTGAGAGTGATTTGGCTACCGAATCTGAACGGCAATCCGGGCAGTCATTTTTTCGTTAAGTATAAGCTCAAGGGTGAAACAATATCTTTAATGACTGATCCGGAATTTCTGTCGAAATCTATCGAA GTTCGCGGTCTTCAAAGCGGTGAAGTCTACGTGATGTCAATTGTTGCTGTCGATGGAGACTACATGACCGAAAGCGCTTCTCAAGAGGTAGAGACGAGCAGCGAAGGACCCATTATTCAACCGAAGGAGAATGTCGCGACGGCTGGTTGGTTTATAG GAATGATGCTGGCAATCGCTATCCTTCTACTAGTGCTGATAATCGTTTGCGTAATCAAACGAAACAGAGGTGGAAAGTATGCGGTGCACGAGCGAGAATTGGCCGCTGGACGTGGTGATTACCCCGAGGAAGGCGGATTCCACGAGTATTCGCAACCATTGGACACCAAATCGGCTGGCGGACGCGCATCTCTGGCATCATCTTCTCATCAGGATGGTAAACATCCTGAATCCGATACGGACTCCATGGCGGAGTACGGTGACGGCGACACAG
- the LOC126857716 gene encoding neuroglian isoform X2, producing the protein MKLTVCIISILVLGASAIIQSPPRISKQPPTDEQLFQVVQAKINENDKPFLIECEAEGEPAPTYRWIKNGKDFEWPAYDDRISQQPGRGTLVISRPRDEDLGQYQCFAENEWGIATSNSVFVRKAELNSFKDENPTTVSANEGSPFKLTCQPPDGWPKPNVYWLIQDIAGGIKSINNSRMTLDPEGNLWFSNVTRGDASDDFYYACAATSVFRNEYKLGNKVLLYVVSTGASAGQNKYPPERQYVSRKNEVALRGKKVELYCIYGGTPLPQIVWSKNGELISPNDRITQGNYGKSLVIKHVNFEDEGTYTCEASNGVGTAQSYSINLNVMAVPYFTVEPEFVNAAEDETVEIRCEASGVPVPEIKWIHNGKPISEAPPNSRRRVTSNSIVIEKLVKKDTGNYGCNATNSLGYVYKDVYVNVLALDPDITQPPTDMSTVDGKTVRITCRVFGAPKPEVKWIRNGQELTGGRYKILDTGDLEIENVIFLDAGTYTCHASNKFGEVKASAELVVKEHTRITDEPEDYEVAAGSTATFRCNAVTDPSLPLIIDWLSNGEPIDFEMEPRFIRSSDYSLMITKTTELDSGTYTCVAHTDLDEARAQATLIVQDVPNAPRLVGVTCMTHDADVQWIPMGDNRAPILRYTIQYNTSFTPDTWEISKDFVAASEQRLSVPMSPWANYTFRVLAWNKIGPSLPSPHSDICTTLANVPFKNPDNVMGKGTTPQNLVISWTTMPQIEHNAPRFQYRVYYRRDIPGVDWNIQEIHDWRQNNLLVENQPTYQRYKIKVVAINEKGESNATAEEVIGYSGEDVPLQAPGNFTLNQVKSSTTAQLSWSPVPEESVRGELQGYKIQTWTDKDGEKGMREIDIRGNKTHALVTKFVPYSKNNVRILAYNGRYAGPASETLTFDTPEGVPGTVLSLEAFPMGSSALFLVWTRPAEPNGILTGYRIYYQVVNGTKLGTLLERKPHVMDPEATTAKLAGLAPDTIYRVHIRATTRIGEGNDYFIEQKTRTSQRPDVPQFTWETVPVENGYSNVRVIWLPNLNGNPGSHFFVKYKLKGETISLMTDPEFLSKSIEVRGLQSGEVYVMSIVAVDGDYMTESASQEVETSSEGPIIQPKENVATAGWFIGMMLAIAILLLVLIIVCVIKRNRGGKYAVHERELAAGRGDYPEEGGFHEYSQPLDTKSAGGRASLASSSHQDGKHPESDTDSMAEYGDGDTEGMNEDGSFIGQYGRHRKQEPNSQAFATLV; encoded by the exons ATGAAGCTCACTGTATGCATTATTTCCATTTTGGTGCTGGGAGCATCAGCTATAA TTCAATCGCCGCCACGGATATCTAAACAACCACCAACAGACGAACAGTTGTTTCAAGTCGTCCAGGCAAAAATTAACGAAAATGATAAaccatttttaattgaatgcgAAGCAGAAGGAGAACCAGCTCCAac atatcgtTGGATTAAAAATGGGAAAGACTTTGAATGGCCGGCGTATGACGATCGCATTTCTCAACAACCTGGTAGAGGTACCTTAGTGATCTCAAGACCAAGAGACGAAGATTTAGGACAATATCAATGCTTCGCGGAGAATGAATGGGGTATAGCCACGTCAAACTCTGTATTTGTTCGAAAGGCCGAATTGAATTCTTTCAAGGACGAAAATCCGACAACTGTAAGCGCGAATGAGGGTTCTCCTTTCAAACTTACCTGCCAACCACCTGATGGCTGGCCTAAGCCGAACGTTTATTGGCTAATTCAAGATATTGCCGGTGGTATCAAGTCGATCAATAATTCGAGAATGACTCTAGACCCGGAGGGTAATCTCTGGTTCAGCAATGTCACGAGGGGTGATGCCTCGGATGACTTTTACTATGCCTGTGCTGCCACATCTGTGTTCAGAAACGAATACAAATTAGGCAATAAAGTTTTGCTATACGTAGTTTCTACAGGTGCGTCCGCCGGCCAGAACAAGTATCCTCCCGAGAGGCAATACGTTAGTAGGAAAAACGAGGTCGCTTTGCGTGGCAAGAAAGTAGAGTTGTATTGCATATATGGTGGAACACCCTTGCCGCAGATCGTTTGGAGCAAAAATGGCGAATTGATTAGTCCGAATGACAGGATAACTCAAGGTAACTACGGCAAGTCTCTTGTCATAAAGCACGTCAATTTTGAAGACGAGGGAACGTACACTTGCGAAGCGTCGAACGGAGTGGGCACCGCTCAATcatattcgataaatttgaACGTGATGGCCGTCCCGTATTTCACGGTCGAGCCGGAATTTGTGAACGCCGCAGAGGATGAGACCGTGGAAATTAGATGCGAGGCTAGCGGAGTACCCGTTCCTGAGATCAAGTGGATACATAATGGCAAACCGATATCTGAGGCACCGCCGAACAGCAGGCGGCGAGTCACGTCGAATTCTATCGTCATTGAGAAACTCGTGAAAAAAGATACGGGTAATTATGGATGTAACGCCACTAACTCGTTGGGATACGTTTACAAAGATGTGTACGTAAACGTGTTGGCGCTCGATCCGGACATCACGCAACCGCCCACGGACATGAGCACGGTCGATGGCAAGACCGTACGAATCACATGCCGCGTTTTCGGTGCGCCCAAACCTGAAGTCAAATGGATTAGGAACGGACAGGAATTGACTGGTGGTCGTTACAAGATTTTGGACACTGGCGACTTGGAAATTGAAAACGTAATATTCTTGGACGCGGGTACTTATACGTGTCACGCTTCCAATAAATTTGGCGAAGTGAAGGCGTCCGCCGAATTGGTCGTGAAGGAGCACACTAGAATAACAGACGAGCCGGAGGATTACGAAGTCGCGGCGGGTTCCACTGCCACATTtag GTGCAATGCTGTTACTGATCCCAGTCTACCTCTGATCATAGACTGGCTAAGCAACGGTGAACCAATAGACTTCGAGATGGAACCAAGATTCATACGGAGCTCCGATTATTCTCTGATGATCACAAAGACGACTGAATTGGATTCTGGTACTTATACTTGCGTCGCGCACACCGATCTAGACGAAGCGAGAGCGCAAGCAACGTTGATAGTTCAGGATGTACCTAATGCACCGAGATTAGTCGGCGTCACATGCATGACACATGACGCCGACGTTCAGTGGATACCTATGGGCGATAACAGAGCACCTATTCTGCGCTACACTATTCAATATAACACTAGCTTTACGCCGGATACTTGGGAGATATCCAAAGATTTCGTGGCCGCCAGCGAGCAGAGATTGTCAGTGCCTATGTCACCGTGGGCCAATTATACATTCCGCGTTCTTGCATGGAATAAGATAG GTCCATCTTTACCATCACCACACAGCGACATTTGTACCACCTTAGCAAATGTTCCTTTTAAAAATCCGGACAATGTCATGGGTAAAGGCACTACTCCGCAAAATTTGGTCATTTCGTGGACAACCATGCCGCAAATTGAGCACAATGCTCCCAGATTTCAATATCGAGTGTATTATAGGAGAGATATACCAGGTGTGGACTGGAATATACAAGAAATACACGATTGGAGACAAAACAATCTGCTTGTGGAGAATCAACCTACATATCAGAGATACAAGATTAAAGTCGTCGCGATAAACGAGAAAGGAGAAAGTAACGCTACAGCCGAAGAAGTTATCGGGTATTCCGGAGAAGATG tACCCCTGCAAGCGCCAGGTAATTTTACACTGAATCAAGTAAAGTCGAGCACGACTGCTCAGTTGTCGTGGAGCCCGGTACCAGAAGAATCAGTGAGAGGTGAGCTGCAGGGATATAAGATTCAGACGTGGACGGATAAGGATGGCGAGAAGGGAATGCGCGAGATTGACATTCGCGGAAACAAGACGCATGCATTGGTCACAAAGTTTGTTCCGtatagcaaaaataatgtGAGGATACTCGCTTATAATGGCag GTATGCTGGTCCTGCGTCCGAAACTTTGACCTTTGACACACCGGAAGGAGTGCCGGGAACAGTCCTCAGTTTAGAAGCATTTCCTATGGGATCCAGTGCTCTATTTCTCGTGTGGACACGACCCGCGGAGCCGAACGGTATCTTAACCGGATATAGGATTTATTATCAAGTTGTGAATGGCACAAAATTAGGAACTCTACTCGAGAGAAAACCACATGTTATGGATCCAGAGGCGACAACTGCCAAATTAGCTGGATTAGCACCTGACACAATATATCGCGTTCACATACGTGCCACAACTAGAATTGGCGAAGGCAATGA CTATTTTATTGAACAAAAGACACGAACGTCTCAACGACCTGACGTCCCACAGTTTACATGGGAAACTGTACCAGTGGAAAATGGATATTCAAATGTGAGAGTGATTTGGCTACCGAATCTGAACGGCAATCCGGGCAGTCATTTTTTCGTTAAGTATAAGCTCAAGGGTGAAACAATATCTTTAATGACTGATCCGGAATTTCTGTCGAAATCTATCGAA GTTCGCGGTCTTCAAAGCGGTGAAGTCTACGTGATGTCAATTGTTGCTGTCGATGGAGACTACATGACCGAAAGCGCTTCTCAAGAGGTAGAGACGAGCAGCGAAGGACCCATTATTCAACCGAAGGAGAATGTCGCGACGGCTGGTTGGTTTATAG GAATGATGCTGGCAATCGCTATCCTTCTACTAGTGCTGATAATCGTTTGCGTAATCAAACGAAACAGAGGTGGAAAGTATGCGGTGCACGAGCGAGAATTGGCCGCTGGACGTGGTGATTACCCCGAGGAAGGCGGATTCCACGAGTATTCGCAACCATTGGACACCAAATCGGCTGGCGGACGCGCATCTCTGGCATCATCTTCTCATCAGGATGGTAAACATCCTGAATCCGATACGGACTCCATGGCGGAGTACGGTGACGGCGACACAG AGGGCATGAACGAAGATGGT